In the Candidatus Electrothrix sp. GW3-4 genome, one interval contains:
- a CDS encoding APC family permease — protein MSKSPKEGLGYWEVISIGIGGMVGGGIFAVLGLSVELTAGGAPVAFLIAGIVALVTSYSYARLSVAFPSQGGTVAYLDRAFGSGMLTGSANILLWISYIVMLSLYAYAFGSYGSIFFPKNSQILWKHILITGSIVGITGLNLLNAQLIGKAEDWIVFLKLMILGLFIAVGVYGVDSNKLALSEWSSPLSLIAGGMIIFLAYEGFELIANTAQDVRDAAKTLPRAFYSSVCFVIVLYVLVAIVTVGTLPVDKIVEAKDYALAEAAQPSFGRAGFILIAIAALLSTASAINATVYGASRLSYVIAKDGELPSILEKKIWGKPIEGLLITSGITLLIANSADLSSISMMGSAGFLLIFATVNAANMVLAKDTQSNRIISLTGVVLCLGALGSLIWQTEVSSPGHLWFLLAMIGASLFIEGAFRLITGRTMNLSKNKNT, from the coding sequence ATGAGTAAATCCCCAAAAGAAGGCCTTGGCTACTGGGAGGTAATATCTATAGGAATTGGCGGTATGGTTGGAGGTGGCATCTTTGCTGTTCTTGGCCTGTCAGTAGAGTTAACCGCCGGTGGGGCACCAGTAGCCTTTCTGATTGCCGGTATTGTTGCGCTTGTTACCTCATATTCCTATGCGCGACTCTCTGTCGCTTTTCCGAGTCAAGGGGGAACAGTAGCATACCTGGATCGGGCATTTGGCTCAGGTATGCTGACAGGCAGCGCGAATATTTTGCTCTGGATAAGTTACATCGTCATGCTATCGCTTTATGCCTATGCCTTTGGCAGCTATGGATCGATATTCTTCCCCAAAAACTCACAGATTCTATGGAAGCACATTCTGATTACGGGAAGTATCGTCGGCATTACCGGCTTGAACCTGTTGAACGCTCAACTGATTGGTAAGGCAGAAGACTGGATTGTATTCCTCAAGTTAATGATCCTGGGTCTTTTTATTGCAGTAGGTGTCTATGGCGTTGACAGCAACAAGCTGGCATTGTCAGAATGGTCTTCCCCTCTGAGCCTGATTGCTGGCGGGATGATTATTTTTCTGGCCTATGAAGGGTTTGAGCTGATTGCCAATACAGCGCAGGATGTTCGGGATGCGGCGAAGACATTACCCCGCGCTTTCTATTCAAGTGTTTGTTTTGTAATAGTTCTCTATGTACTTGTCGCCATAGTTACAGTCGGAACGCTGCCTGTTGATAAGATTGTGGAAGCGAAAGACTATGCGCTGGCCGAGGCAGCCCAACCATCTTTTGGTCGGGCAGGATTTATCCTTATTGCCATCGCAGCTTTGCTTTCAACCGCATCAGCGATCAATGCCACAGTGTATGGTGCATCCCGACTGAGTTATGTCATTGCAAAAGACGGAGAACTTCCAAGCATATTGGAGAAAAAGATATGGGGAAAACCAATTGAAGGATTATTGATTACATCTGGAATTACCCTGTTGATCGCCAATTCGGCAGACCTCTCCAGCATCTCAATGATGGGCAGTGCCGGTTTTCTCTTAATCTTTGCGACGGTCAATGCTGCCAACATGGTGCTGGCGAAAGACACGCAGAGCAACAGGATAATTTCTCTGACAGGAGTCGTGCTTTGCCTTGGCGCATTAGGGAGTCTGATCTGGCAGACCGAAGTGAGTTCACCCGGACACCTTTGGTTTCTGTTGGCAATGATAGGGGCATCCTTGTTTATCGAAGGAGCCTTTCGCTTGATTACTGGTCGAACAATGAACCTTTCAAAGAACAAAAATACATAA
- a CDS encoding glycoside hydrolase family 15 protein has product MRHHHVRDIKCIVNNDEVFRFLVEFERNRFNYDYCMEFMEFLDEKGTFQFPMLDNGLFPAAILDESTEYTGYSAVWIRDNIFVGYSYYVSGLVDVPLKNLMTLFRYFSEYRYRFENIINKVSNPDNPMERPHVRFFGPSLSEIDQPWEHAQNDALGYFVWFFCRLINEEVLSPTIEHMELLGLFCAYFYSISYWNDKDSGHWEEERKVQASSIGVVVSCLKELRKVLIKNPALVDYCRYRDIIINLQFLDFLIQKGTEALSNILPFECVQSDKARSYDSALLFLCYPLGVVDKAMTKNILDNVSNKLQGETDRPFGVRRYLKDTFWCRDYEDIPANIRTSISSERERWLREHDRQLVEGEEAQWCIFDSIISTIYGLEFQKTNNEADFYRQIGYCYRSLGQLTSMDFHLGGFKCPELYYIKNGQYVPNDATPLLWAQANLKIALATLTNSLKLR; this is encoded by the coding sequence ATGAGACACCATCATGTTAGAGATATTAAATGCATAGTCAATAATGATGAAGTTTTTCGTTTTTTGGTTGAGTTTGAACGAAATAGATTTAATTATGACTATTGCATGGAGTTTATGGAGTTTTTGGATGAGAAAGGTACATTTCAATTTCCAATGCTTGACAATGGGCTGTTCCCGGCAGCCATTCTTGATGAATCGACAGAGTATACAGGATATTCAGCCGTTTGGATTAGAGATAATATTTTTGTAGGATATTCCTACTATGTTTCCGGTCTCGTTGATGTGCCTTTAAAAAATCTAATGACTCTGTTTCGGTATTTTTCTGAATACAGATATCGCTTTGAGAATATAATTAACAAAGTTAGCAATCCAGATAATCCTATGGAGCGCCCTCATGTTCGGTTCTTTGGCCCTAGTCTTTCTGAAATAGATCAGCCATGGGAACATGCCCAGAATGATGCTCTGGGATATTTTGTATGGTTCTTTTGTAGGCTAATTAATGAGGAAGTGTTGAGCCCCACCATAGAACATATGGAGTTGCTTGGGCTTTTCTGTGCATATTTTTATTCCATATCATATTGGAATGATAAGGACAGCGGACACTGGGAAGAGGAGCGAAAAGTACAGGCATCGAGTATTGGGGTTGTAGTTTCTTGCCTTAAGGAATTAAGGAAGGTGCTGATCAAAAATCCTGCTCTTGTCGATTATTGCCGCTATCGAGATATTATCATTAATCTTCAATTTCTGGACTTCCTGATTCAGAAAGGTACTGAGGCACTCAGTAATATACTCCCTTTCGAGTGTGTCCAGTCTGATAAAGCAAGATCCTATGATTCTGCATTGCTATTCTTATGCTATCCATTGGGGGTAGTCGATAAGGCAATGACAAAAAATATTTTGGATAACGTATCTAACAAATTGCAGGGCGAAACTGATCGCCCATTTGGAGTTCGTAGATATTTAAAAGATACATTTTGGTGTCGCGACTACGAAGATATTCCTGCCAATATAAGGACATCAATTTCATCTGAACGTGAGCGTTGGCTTAGGGAACACGACAGGCAATTGGTCGAAGGTGAAGAGGCTCAATGGTGTATCTTTGATTCGATTATATCAACAATTTATGGTCTAGAATTTCAGAAGACGAATAATGAGGCAGATTTTTATAGGCAAATTGGCTATTGTTATAGATCATTAGGGCAATTGACATCTATGGATTTCCATCTCGGAGGATTTAAATGTCCTGAACTTTATTATATTAAGAATGGACAGTACGTCCCAAATGATGCAACTCCTCTTCTATGGGCGCAGGCAAATCTTAAGATCGCATTAGCAACACTAACAAATAGTTTGAAGTTGAGATAG
- a CDS encoding TldD/PmbA family protein: MQSANAATPGFFESEFGVHDGLYKKILDKALSKGGDFADLYFEHTISNSVILEDGKVNRTYSHIDLGVGIRTVKGDQTGYSFTQELTEESLMAAAATAATIADDSARLAAKKFVQLKAANHYPLQKLLTEIPLSSKLPLMTRVNEQCFSLSNVIIKVNATLYDQQKRIMLVTSDGIKAEDLRPRNYLMASVVAEKDGKQERAHWNLGGRQEFSYYTPPLVDKLADEVVNRALVLFDAQQPPAGEMPVVLGPGGTGILLHEAIGHGMEADFNRKGLSTYATMIGKKVAEPFVNIVDEGTTPRQLGSINFDDEGVLSQKTMLVEKGILTSYLHDRISAQYYNVTPTGNGRRQSYQHYPIPRMRNTYMLAGNAAPEDVVKSVKKGIYVEDVSNGEVNTGEGDFAFYVSQGKMIEDGKITHPIKDINIMGNGPKMLQNVTMVANDLALYQGGAGGCGKKGQGVPVSFGLPTCLVKSMTIGGMQRQGA; the protein is encoded by the coding sequence ATGCAATCCGCAAATGCAGCAACGCCTGGATTTTTTGAATCTGAATTTGGCGTTCATGATGGATTGTATAAAAAAATCCTGGACAAAGCCCTTTCCAAAGGCGGCGACTTTGCCGATCTTTATTTTGAACATACCATCTCGAACTCAGTGATTTTGGAAGATGGTAAGGTGAATCGCACGTACAGTCATATCGATTTGGGGGTCGGCATCCGTACGGTCAAGGGTGATCAAACCGGCTATAGTTTTACCCAGGAACTCACTGAAGAATCACTCATGGCAGCGGCTGCAACAGCAGCAACCATTGCCGATGATTCAGCAAGGCTAGCTGCCAAGAAGTTTGTGCAACTCAAAGCAGCAAATCATTACCCATTGCAGAAGTTATTGACCGAGATTCCGCTTTCCTCGAAACTCCCCCTTATGACAAGGGTCAATGAACAATGTTTTTCTTTATCCAACGTGATCATCAAGGTCAACGCGACGCTGTATGATCAACAAAAACGAATAATGCTGGTAACAAGTGATGGCATAAAAGCAGAGGATCTTCGTCCGCGTAATTACTTAATGGCCTCTGTTGTTGCAGAAAAAGATGGTAAGCAAGAGCGTGCTCATTGGAATCTTGGTGGTCGCCAGGAATTTTCCTATTATACACCTCCCTTGGTCGATAAACTGGCTGATGAAGTCGTGAACCGGGCACTCGTCCTTTTCGATGCCCAACAACCACCTGCTGGTGAGATGCCTGTGGTCTTGGGACCGGGAGGGACCGGAATTTTACTCCATGAAGCCATCGGTCATGGGATGGAAGCGGATTTTAATCGAAAAGGTCTTTCCACCTACGCCACCATGATCGGAAAAAAAGTTGCTGAACCCTTTGTCAATATTGTTGATGAAGGTACTACGCCCCGCCAATTAGGATCAATCAATTTCGATGATGAGGGGGTGTTGAGTCAAAAAACAATGCTTGTTGAAAAGGGGATCCTCACCAGTTATCTGCATGATCGAATTTCTGCTCAATACTATAACGTTACACCAACTGGCAACGGTCGGCGACAGAGTTATCAGCATTATCCCATCCCACGGATGAGAAACACCTACATGCTTGCTGGCAATGCTGCACCGGAGGATGTTGTCAAGTCCGTTAAAAAAGGCATCTATGTCGAAGATGTCAGCAACGGAGAGGTCAATACTGGTGAAGGCGATTTTGCCTTTTATGTCTCGCAAGGAAAAATGATTGAGGATGGGAAAATAACGCATCCTATCAAAGATATTAATATTATGGGCAATGGACCTAAGATGTTACAGAATGTAACCATGGTCGCCAATGATCTGGCCTTGTATCAAGGCGGAGCTGGTGGGTGTGGCAAAAAGGGTCAAGGCGTTCCGGTTTCCTTTGGTTTACCAACCTGCCTGGTGAAATCAATGACGATTGGTGGCATGCAAAGACAAGGAGCATAA